The following proteins are encoded in a genomic region of Xanthomonas cassavae CFBP 4642:
- a CDS encoding TonB-dependent receptor: MSKQFRRNVLKRTALAAVLGACLSNGAVYAQSTTGSIYGSAPSEAGSTIVVQSDTGLSRTITIDANGRYNLGSLPVGAYTVTLKRGDQVIDTRKNVQLRVGSGTEVSFAGASAAGSNADATTLGAITVTAANAPKIDVSSTSSRSVITSEQLATLPLGRSAEAIALLAPGAVAGSGAFNNGSRSVVSFGGSGVTENAYYINGFNVSNPLSNLGGVSLPYGAIDQQETYTGGYSAKYGRSTGGVINQLGKRGTNEWHFGAQAVWEPKNLSSSVGDVWYPTNTLNANPRYRYEDPELPGTMYRSSKDDVQSRTVYSAYAGGPLIEDKLFIFVAGETDKTDGAVTSTATAASAQGRNHYDYSSPKFYGKIDWNINDSNILEYTRIENTDRRAGSYSNYNYDTMADGGPSGLYPDTYKIKDTYDIFKYTGYITDDLTLNATWGRSTQHNQQFNPLISTLPFIAGLNLQNPAINGGTPVSNDQATNRSKADDPINKTRNLRLELNYRLGDHDLTAGVDNMYFNAYDEGVRTTGPGYQWIYNRAVDEVTPVRGSLGVGATGAGTNGYYAQQRIFTTTTSMAVEQKAYYLEDRWQVNDNWLLTLGIRNDKFTNFNSDHVAYVDSGDQWAPRIGASWDVFGDSSLKVFANLGRYYLALPNQVAIRGASASTYTDEYFAYTGIDANGEPTGLRPIGPGPVSSNGEYGQAPDPNAFAPTDLKSQYQDEFILGFEKTLGESWNSGAKVTYRKLQAAIDDVCDTGRMADKIDASGGDSGSVEIPGCVMFNPGKTNTYNLPNSDGSGYTQVAMSQSDWGFTDKAKRSYVSVDLFLEHPFDEKWYGRIDYTWSHSYGNTEGQVKSDLGQADVSKTQDWDAAALMYYAGGSLANDRRHQIKAFGAYQINPEWMASATLRVMSGTPISCLGFYGGPDAASVDYDPIGYGSGYHYCGGEPSPPGDAGRTPWIKNLDLGLTYRPSFADHKLALGVQVFNVLNDRTVNRVDGVYEGDSPFVVSNTYRVGLQPYNYNVPRYVRLTASYDF; encoded by the coding sequence ATGAGCAAGCAATTTCGTCGCAACGTTCTCAAACGCACCGCCCTCGCCGCCGTACTCGGCGCCTGCCTCAGCAATGGCGCGGTCTATGCACAGAGCACCACCGGCAGCATCTACGGTAGCGCTCCCTCTGAAGCCGGTAGCACCATCGTTGTGCAAAGCGACACAGGCCTCAGTCGCACCATCACTATTGATGCGAATGGCCGTTACAACCTTGGCTCGCTGCCAGTGGGCGCGTACACCGTCACCCTGAAGCGCGGTGACCAGGTCATCGATACCCGCAAGAATGTGCAGCTGCGCGTGGGTTCCGGCACCGAAGTCTCGTTTGCTGGTGCCAGCGCTGCAGGCAGCAACGCAGATGCGACCACGCTTGGTGCAATCACGGTCACCGCTGCCAACGCACCCAAGATCGATGTCAGCTCCACCAGTTCTCGCTCGGTGATCACCTCCGAGCAGTTGGCCACACTGCCGCTGGGCCGTAGCGCCGAAGCGATTGCGTTGCTGGCACCGGGCGCGGTGGCTGGCAGCGGCGCGTTCAATAACGGCTCGCGCTCGGTAGTGTCGTTCGGTGGCTCGGGCGTCACCGAAAATGCCTACTACATCAATGGCTTCAACGTCAGCAATCCGCTCAGCAACCTGGGCGGCGTCAGCCTGCCCTACGGCGCCATCGACCAGCAGGAAACCTACACGGGTGGCTACAGCGCCAAGTACGGTCGCTCGACCGGCGGCGTGATCAATCAGCTCGGCAAGCGTGGCACCAACGAATGGCATTTTGGAGCTCAGGCGGTATGGGAACCAAAAAATCTTTCGAGTTCAGTTGGTGATGTCTGGTATCCGACCAATACGCTCAACGCCAACCCGCGTTACCGCTATGAAGATCCCGAGCTGCCAGGCACGATGTACCGCAGCAGCAAAGACGACGTGCAGAGCCGTACCGTGTATAGCGCCTATGCAGGCGGCCCTCTGATTGAAGACAAGCTGTTTATCTTCGTGGCAGGCGAGACCGACAAGACCGATGGCGCAGTCACCAGCACAGCAACAGCCGCCAGTGCGCAGGGACGTAACCACTACGACTACAGCTCGCCGAAGTTCTATGGAAAGATCGACTGGAACATCAACGACAGCAACATCCTCGAGTACACGCGCATCGAGAACACCGATCGCCGTGCGGGCTCGTATAGCAACTACAACTACGACACCATGGCGGATGGCGGCCCATCCGGGCTGTATCCGGACACCTACAAGATCAAAGATACCTACGATATCTTCAAATACACCGGTTACATCACCGATGACCTGACATTGAATGCGACGTGGGGAAGGAGCACGCAACACAATCAGCAATTCAATCCGCTGATCTCCACGCTTCCGTTCATCGCGGGGCTGAACCTGCAGAATCCCGCAATCAACGGCGGCACACCGGTCTCCAACGATCAAGCCACGAACCGTTCGAAGGCCGATGACCCGATCAACAAGACTCGCAACCTGCGTCTGGAGTTGAATTATCGGCTTGGCGATCACGACTTGACCGCCGGCGTGGACAACATGTACTTCAATGCTTACGACGAGGGCGTTCGCACAACAGGTCCGGGCTACCAATGGATCTATAACCGCGCCGTCGACGAGGTCACGCCCGTTCGTGGATCACTAGGCGTCGGAGCAACTGGCGCGGGTACCAATGGTTACTATGCGCAGCAGCGCATCTTCACCACGACCACCAGCATGGCAGTGGAGCAGAAGGCGTACTATCTGGAAGATCGCTGGCAGGTCAACGACAACTGGTTGTTGACGCTTGGCATCCGCAATGACAAATTCACCAACTTCAACAGCGACCATGTTGCCTACGTCGACAGCGGCGACCAATGGGCACCGCGCATCGGCGCCAGCTGGGATGTTTTCGGCGATTCCTCGTTGAAGGTTTTCGCCAATCTTGGCCGCTACTATCTCGCACTGCCCAACCAGGTGGCGATCCGCGGTGCGTCGGCGTCCACCTATACCGACGAATACTTCGCCTACACAGGTATCGATGCCAACGGCGAGCCAACCGGGTTGCGCCCCATCGGTCCTGGTCCGGTCTCGAGCAATGGCGAATACGGTCAGGCACCGGACCCGAATGCCTTCGCGCCGACGGATCTGAAGTCCCAATACCAGGATGAATTCATCCTCGGATTCGAAAAGACCCTTGGCGAAAGCTGGAACTCGGGCGCCAAGGTCACCTATCGCAAGCTTCAGGCTGCCATCGACGACGTCTGCGATACCGGCCGTATGGCCGACAAGATCGACGCCAGCGGTGGCGATTCCGGTTCGGTGGAGATTCCCGGGTGCGTGATGTTCAACCCCGGCAAGACCAATACCTACAACCTGCCCAACTCGGATGGTTCCGGCTACACACAGGTCGCCATGTCGCAGTCGGATTGGGGTTTCACCGACAAGGCCAAGCGTAGCTATGTGTCAGTCGATTTGTTCTTGGAACATCCCTTCGACGAGAAGTGGTACGGCCGCATCGACTACACGTGGTCACACAGCTACGGCAACACCGAGGGCCAGGTGAAGTCCGACCTGGGCCAGGCCGACGTCTCGAAGACCCAGGACTGGGATGCAGCCGCGTTGATGTATTACGCCGGCGGCAGCCTGGCCAATGATCGTCGTCATCAGATCAAGGCGTTCGGGGCATATCAGATCAATCCGGAGTGGATGGCTTCTGCAACCCTGCGCGTCATGTCGGGCACGCCAATTTCCTGCCTGGGTTTCTACGGCGGGCCGGATGCGGCGTCGGTTGACTACGATCCGATTGGCTACGGTTCGGGCTACCACTACTGTGGGGGCGAACCCTCGCCTCCTGGCGATGCCGGGCGTACCCCTTGGATCAAGAACCTGGACCTGGGTCTGACGTACCGTCCCTCGTTCGCCGATCACAAGCTGGCGCTGGGCGTGCAGGTGTTCAATGTCCTCAATGATCGCACTGTCAATCGTGTCGACGGGGTGTACGAAGGCGACTCTCCATTTGTGGTATCGAACACCTACCGAGTGGGTCTACAGCCCTACAACTACAACGTGCCGCGCTACGTCCGCCTGACTGCATCGTACGATTTCTGA